A genomic window from Micromonospora violae includes:
- a CDS encoding ABC transporter ATP-binding protein, whose protein sequence is MGTVAAHGLRKSFGKVQALDGVTLDVPDGSFFVVLGPSGAGKTTTLRAIAGLEKLDAGSVHLDGRDATADAPAARDLAMVFQNYALYPRHTAYENIASPLRARRRSPSEITAAVEQMSNLLHIERLLQRRPAQLSGGEMQRVALARALVRRPRAFLMDEPLTNLDLKLRVEMRTELTRIHRSLGATFIYVTNDQVEALSMADQVAVLKEGKVQQVGTPTEVYERPANQWVAGFVGSPPISLLPCRAEGDRLVGTDGWTLPRPRWTTAEDGRALMLGVRAEDLSVEQRGHASLSGELYGLEPLGDRTVVDVRVGTEILKVKARPTITGTPGERLSVSVDLDRAHLFDADTGLSLSEAGR, encoded by the coding sequence ATGGGAACCGTGGCAGCACACGGGCTGCGCAAGTCCTTCGGCAAGGTCCAGGCCCTGGACGGGGTGACGCTGGACGTGCCCGACGGCTCGTTCTTCGTCGTCCTCGGGCCCTCCGGGGCGGGCAAGACGACAACCCTGCGGGCGATCGCCGGTTTGGAGAAGCTGGACGCCGGGTCGGTGCACCTGGACGGGAGAGACGCGACCGCCGACGCGCCGGCCGCACGCGACCTGGCCATGGTGTTCCAGAACTACGCCCTCTACCCGCGACACACGGCGTACGAGAACATCGCCTCACCGCTGCGGGCCCGCCGTCGCTCGCCGTCCGAGATCACCGCCGCCGTCGAGCAGATGTCGAACCTGCTGCACATCGAACGGCTGCTGCAGCGTCGTCCCGCGCAGTTGTCCGGCGGTGAGATGCAGCGGGTCGCCCTGGCCCGGGCGCTGGTCCGTCGCCCGCGCGCGTTCCTCATGGACGAGCCGCTGACGAACCTCGACCTCAAGCTCCGCGTCGAGATGCGCACCGAACTCACCCGCATCCACCGCAGCCTCGGCGCGACCTTCATCTACGTGACCAACGACCAGGTCGAGGCCCTGTCCATGGCCGACCAGGTCGCGGTCCTCAAGGAGGGAAAGGTGCAACAGGTCGGAACACCGACCGAGGTGTACGAGCGTCCCGCCAACCAGTGGGTGGCGGGGTTCGTCGGGAGCCCGCCGATCAGCCTGCTCCCCTGCCGCGCCGAGGGGGATCGTCTGGTCGGCACGGACGGCTGGACGCTACCGCGCCCCCGCTGGACCACCGCCGAGGACGGCCGTGCGCTGATGCTGGGCGTACGCGCGGAGGACCTGTCCGTCGAGCAGCGCGGGCACGCGTCGTTGTCGGGGGAACTCTACGGGCTTGAACCGCTCGGTGACCGAACGGTGGTCGACGTGCGGGTGGGGACCGAGATCCTCAAGGTCAAGGCACGACCCACCATCACCGGTACGCCCGGCGAACGACTCTCTGTCAGCGTCGACCTGGACCGGGCGCACCTGTTCGACGCGGACACCGGGCTGTCGCTGTCCGAGGCTGGGCGGTAA
- a CDS encoding NAD-dependent succinate-semialdehyde dehydrogenase, producing the protein MSDPMDVLAPEHRRLRIGDAWRDAASGATFAVEDPATGKTIAEVADADVVDGLAALDAASRAMAQWAATPPRKRSELLTATYRALIERTEEVARLITLEMGKPLAEARAEVAYGAEFFRWFAEEAVRVEGRYNTAPAGGYRVLTVPKPVGPCLFVTPWNFPLAMGARKIAPALAAGCTTITKPAGQTPLTMLFLARLMEEVGVPPGVVNVVTTKRSGTVVSALLADSRIRKLSFTGSTEIGRVLLRQAADNVLRTSMELGGNAALIVCADADLDVALDGAMVAKMRNIGESCIAANRIYVEEPVREEFTARFVERMGALSVGHGLDDGVDVGALIDEASVTSIDDLVTDAVDRGARVLVGGARPDGPGHFYPPTVLVDVPDDARMLKTEIFGPVAPIISFTSDDEVIAKANDTEYGLVGYVFTRDLQRALRFTEGLDTGMLGINRGLISDPSAPFGGVKQSGIGKEGSHEGILEYLDLTYAAIDLP; encoded by the coding sequence ATGAGCGACCCGATGGACGTCCTGGCCCCCGAACACCGGCGGCTCCGGATCGGCGACGCCTGGCGCGACGCCGCAAGCGGAGCCACCTTCGCCGTCGAGGACCCGGCCACCGGCAAGACCATCGCCGAGGTGGCGGACGCCGACGTCGTCGACGGCCTCGCCGCCCTGGACGCGGCGAGCAGGGCAATGGCCCAGTGGGCCGCGACCCCGCCGCGGAAGCGGTCGGAGTTGCTGACCGCGACGTACCGGGCATTGATCGAGCGAACCGAGGAGGTCGCCCGGCTGATCACACTGGAGATGGGCAAGCCGCTCGCCGAGGCTCGGGCGGAGGTGGCCTACGGCGCCGAGTTCTTCCGCTGGTTCGCCGAGGAGGCGGTACGCGTCGAGGGGCGCTACAACACCGCTCCCGCAGGTGGATACCGCGTCCTCACCGTGCCGAAGCCGGTCGGACCGTGCCTCTTCGTCACGCCCTGGAACTTTCCGCTGGCCATGGGCGCCCGCAAGATCGCTCCCGCGCTGGCCGCGGGCTGCACGACCATCACCAAGCCAGCAGGCCAGACGCCACTGACCATGCTGTTCCTGGCCCGCCTCATGGAGGAGGTCGGCGTTCCCCCGGGCGTCGTCAACGTGGTGACCACCAAGCGATCCGGCACGGTGGTCTCCGCGCTGCTGGCCGACAGCCGGATCCGCAAGCTGTCGTTCACCGGGTCGACCGAGATCGGGCGCGTGCTGCTGCGTCAGGCCGCGGACAACGTGCTGCGTACCTCCATGGAACTGGGCGGCAACGCCGCCTTGATCGTGTGCGCTGACGCTGACCTGGACGTCGCGCTCGACGGTGCCATGGTGGCCAAGATGCGCAACATCGGGGAGTCCTGCATCGCGGCCAACCGCATCTACGTGGAGGAGCCGGTGCGCGAGGAGTTCACCGCGCGCTTCGTCGAGCGGATGGGCGCGCTGTCGGTGGGCCATGGTCTCGACGACGGGGTGGACGTCGGGGCGTTGATCGACGAGGCGTCGGTGACCTCGATCGACGACCTCGTCACCGACGCGGTCGATCGCGGCGCGCGGGTCCTGGTGGGCGGCGCGCGCCCGGACGGGCCGGGCCACTTCTACCCACCCACCGTCCTCGTCGACGTGCCCGACGACGCGCGGATGCTGAAGACGGAAATCTTCGGCCCCGTGGCCCCGATCATCTCCTTCACCTCCGACGACGAGGTGATAGCGAAGGCCAACGACACCGAGTACGGCCTGGTCGGATACGTCTTCACCCGCGATCTTCAGCGGGCGCTCCGGTTCACCGAAGGGCTGGACACCGGGATGCTCGGCATCAACCGCGGCCTGATATCCGACCCGTCAGCTCCGTTCGGAGGCGTGAAGCAGTCCGGGATCGGCAAGGAGGGGTCACACGAGGGCATCCTCGAGTACCTCGACCTCACCTACGCGGCGATCGACCTCCCGTGA
- a CDS encoding iron-containing alcohol dehydrogenase, which yields MLETVRAPRQLIVGEGVAQNIPRVVAESGSRVLIVTDQVLLGQPGVADIVAAVREKVDVVAVFADATPDVPLSDVALAVSVAAEVDADVILAIGGGTVIDLAKIVGVIRRHGGTPRDFYGESKVPGPTMPLIAVPTTSGTGSELTPVSVLTDPDRELKVGVSSVHIVPDFAIVDPELTYSCPATVTAHSGIDAFCHAVESYTARPRPHGPRDPVEQVFLGRNTITDHYALLAAERIARSLRRAVRDGGDTDARADMSYGSVLAGIAFSHAGNAAPHALQYPIGAATHTPHGLGVGLLLPYALDAARDTISDRLAILARVCGLDVTDASDAEAADTFLTWLDGLLADIGIPRTLADIGVARADLPRFAEMASGVTRLIQNHPGPTDTASLTAILEAAWTGDRARPALTPNGDRPFT from the coding sequence ATGCTTGAGACCGTCCGCGCACCACGCCAACTGATAGTGGGCGAAGGGGTCGCGCAGAACATCCCACGGGTGGTGGCCGAGAGCGGCTCACGGGTCCTCATCGTGACCGACCAGGTCCTCCTGGGGCAGCCGGGCGTGGCCGACATCGTGGCCGCCGTACGAGAAAAGGTCGATGTCGTCGCGGTGTTCGCCGACGCGACGCCGGACGTGCCACTCAGCGATGTCGCCCTGGCCGTCTCGGTCGCCGCCGAGGTGGACGCCGACGTGATCCTCGCCATCGGCGGCGGCACGGTGATCGACCTCGCCAAAATCGTCGGCGTCATCCGCCGCCACGGTGGGACGCCGCGCGACTTCTACGGCGAGTCGAAGGTGCCCGGGCCGACGATGCCTCTCATCGCGGTCCCGACGACGTCAGGCACCGGCTCCGAGCTCACCCCCGTCTCGGTGCTGACCGACCCGGACCGTGAGCTGAAAGTGGGCGTGTCCAGCGTTCACATCGTGCCCGACTTCGCCATCGTCGACCCCGAACTCACCTACAGCTGCCCAGCGACCGTCACCGCCCACTCCGGCATCGACGCGTTCTGTCACGCCGTGGAGAGCTACACCGCGCGACCCCGGCCCCACGGACCGCGCGACCCGGTGGAGCAGGTCTTCCTCGGCCGCAACACGATCACCGACCACTACGCGCTCCTGGCCGCGGAGCGGATCGCCCGCAGCCTGCGTCGTGCTGTGCGCGACGGAGGCGACACCGACGCGCGCGCCGACATGTCGTACGGGTCCGTGCTCGCCGGGATCGCCTTCTCCCACGCGGGCAACGCGGCCCCGCACGCCCTCCAGTACCCCATCGGCGCGGCCACGCACACGCCGCACGGCCTGGGCGTCGGGCTGCTCCTGCCCTACGCGCTCGACGCGGCCAGGGACACCATCAGCGACCGGCTGGCCATCCTCGCCAGGGTGTGCGGGCTCGACGTGACCGACGCCTCCGATGCCGAGGCCGCGGACACGTTCCTCACCTGGCTCGACGGGCTCCTTGCCGACATCGGCATCCCACGCACCCTGGCGGACATCGGCGTGGCCCGTGCGGACCTCCCGCGCTTCGCGGAGATGGCCAGTGGCGTCACCCGCCTGATCCAGAACCATCCCGGCCCGACCGACACCGCCAGCCTGACCGCGATCCTCGAAGCGGCCTGGACCGGGGATCGGGCGCGACCCGCCCTGACTCCGAACGGTGACCGGCCTTTCACCTGA
- a CDS encoding Ig domain-containing protein codes for MLRRRVLGNGLAALLAVSRLQRTRTLLLTMTAAVVSIASLGFAAPASAAASDGHYCGWISPDKPPGLVDARTVNYSASVQCDGIVRRVDLTVELIYHGLVSGPGQTINGRTEVWENTNYTAFGLGVTNPGTACESGYYSGRATATVQFRSGSPEYITRSTGSQPVSLSCNPPDIPIPPPTGGVTVTNPGTQSTLKPDTVALQMQATGGSGSYTWSATGLPPGLSINSSTGRISGTVTTIGSYNVTVTAVGGGEGSTTFTWSVRKDAPCPRC; via the coding sequence ATGCTCAGACGTCGCGTGCTCGGTAACGGGCTCGCCGCACTGCTGGCGGTCTCCAGGTTGCAGCGCACCAGAACCCTGCTGCTGACCATGACCGCTGCGGTCGTGTCCATCGCATCGCTGGGCTTCGCCGCACCAGCGTCCGCCGCAGCTTCCGACGGTCACTACTGTGGGTGGATCTCACCGGACAAGCCACCGGGCTTGGTTGACGCCAGGACCGTCAACTACTCCGCAAGTGTCCAGTGCGACGGCATAGTGCGTCGCGTCGACCTCACCGTTGAGCTGATCTACCACGGACTGGTCAGCGGCCCGGGCCAGACCATCAACGGCCGGACAGAGGTGTGGGAGAACACCAACTACACCGCATTCGGGCTCGGCGTCACCAACCCGGGCACGGCCTGCGAGTCCGGCTACTACTCGGGCCGAGCGACCGCCACCGTCCAGTTCCGGTCGGGCTCTCCGGAATACATCACCAGATCGACGGGGTCTCAGCCGGTATCGCTGTCCTGCAATCCACCGGACATTCCCATACCCCCGCCGACCGGGGGCGTGACGGTCACCAACCCGGGCACCCAGAGCACGCTCAAGCCGGACACCGTGGCGCTGCAGATGCAGGCCACCGGCGGAAGCGGGTCGTACACCTGGTCGGCGACCGGGCTGCCTCCTGGGCTCTCCATCAACTCCTCGACCGGCCGGATCAGCGGCACAGTCACCACCATTGGCAGCTACAACGTCACGGTCACGGCCGTCGGAGGCGGAGAGGGAAGCACCACCTTCACCTGGAGCGTCAGAAAGGACGCCCCCTGCCCACGCTGCTGA